The Bdellovibrio sp. ArHS genome has a window encoding:
- a CDS encoding penicillin-binding transpeptidase domain-containing protein, giving the protein MRAKNKYKLLKLFAFSGASFVALYSLMGFTASESQEAPALKKIQTQLEQRTHIAKAVGEKIRSNQLPEKMDISWDGDKHPVTLSYTIDDSLQKEADRLLKSYKPDYGAIFMIDAMTGEVLAMSSFQRDNPSAPNLNLQATFPAASVFKVVTATAAVDKAGVNPEHKIRYNGGAYTLYKKNVLSDRVTRWTNVISLKDAFARSINTAFGRLSIENLHPEDLNEYANRYMFNQEIPTDFPVDMGVAYVPPGKGFELAEVASGYNKTNRMSPVQGAMIAAAVANGGQVVVPYLFNSVQDEKGEVLYQGATLTNGTIMTKESAAKVRELMEQTVVAGTSRRSFRPIVKDRKFREIEMGGKTGHLTGDNPRGRVDWFVGYALDDERKIAVAAITVNKKFWTVKSAHLGQSMFRKYFGPIVSNQKGRVISSAK; this is encoded by the coding sequence ATGCGCGCAAAAAACAAATATAAGTTGTTAAAACTATTCGCTTTTTCTGGGGCCAGCTTCGTCGCTCTTTATTCTCTGATGGGCTTCACCGCCTCTGAAAGTCAAGAAGCTCCCGCTCTTAAAAAAATTCAAACTCAACTTGAGCAACGAACCCACATCGCAAAAGCCGTGGGAGAAAAAATTCGCTCCAACCAACTGCCAGAAAAAATGGATATTAGCTGGGACGGCGACAAACACCCCGTAACACTGTCTTACACTATCGACGACAGCCTTCAGAAGGAGGCCGATCGTCTTTTGAAATCTTACAAGCCTGACTACGGTGCGATCTTTATGATCGATGCGATGACTGGAGAAGTGTTGGCGATGTCGAGTTTTCAGCGCGATAATCCATCGGCTCCCAACTTAAATCTTCAGGCCACTTTCCCGGCCGCTTCCGTCTTTAAAGTCGTAACGGCCACTGCCGCTGTTGATAAAGCCGGCGTGAATCCTGAACACAAGATTCGTTACAACGGCGGCGCTTACACTCTTTACAAAAAGAATGTTCTTTCTGATCGCGTGACCCGTTGGACCAATGTGATCTCTTTAAAGGATGCTTTCGCACGTTCGATCAACACCGCCTTTGGGCGCTTAAGCATTGAAAACCTTCACCCCGAAGATCTGAACGAATACGCAAACCGTTACATGTTCAACCAAGAGATTCCGACAGACTTTCCCGTGGACATGGGGGTCGCCTATGTTCCGCCCGGAAAAGGCTTTGAACTTGCCGAGGTCGCTTCGGGGTACAATAAAACCAACCGCATGAGTCCCGTACAAGGGGCCATGATCGCTGCCGCTGTCGCTAATGGCGGACAAGTCGTCGTTCCTTATCTATTCAACTCAGTTCAAGACGAAAAGGGCGAGGTTCTTTATCAAGGCGCGACTTTGACCAATGGAACTATCATGACCAAAGAGTCTGCGGCGAAAGTGCGCGAATTGATGGAGCAGACTGTTGTGGCGGGAACTTCGCGTCGCTCTTTCCGACCGATCGTGAAAGATCGCAAGTTCCGCGAAATTGAGATGGGTGGAAAAACAGGCCATCTGACCGGCGATAATCCGCGCGGCCGCGTTGACTGGTTTGTTGGCTATGCTTTGGACGATGAACGAAAAATTGCTGTCGCGGCGATCACTGTGAACAAAAAATTCTGGACTGTGAAGTCGGCACATCTGGGACAAAGCATGTTCCGCAAATACTTCGGCCCCATCGTGTCTAATCAAAAAGGCCGCGTGATTTCTTCGGCCAAATAA
- a CDS encoding polysaccharide deacetylase family protein — protein sequence MFKKQVLFVSSLLMGFNAIAAEAISEQGRLAAEMVRVSGVYNQIIQDISQSKSGNEFDEHYHKLRAFIVNPGNDKFSGMALCLQLKSLPIGELEYVQSIIESDDAAISLKDCSGDLERKLMIANLTKKASLNLDSDIQKIRRIPFEERTVPNLDYLSMQGLNDKEVMLTFDDGPTQRTTAPILEALKKAGVKAAFFSTGRQALQNRDLTQRILAEGHLLGSHSFYHTLMMGREVNRGKMSYDYFLSEMIGGHVGVYASAGYIDPYFRFPNGCMNKNMRRNATELGLKIFGWSVDSFDWQYGVSKYKNDEERRQLILQSFLKALKGSKNRGIVLMHDVFKQSAEALPLILNYLADNGYKVVLLKPEDRNMNSRADLPVVTQAVNFMKTYNVKVLDLKPRADQSGEPVSPRGYEPERFRYRDMFPQLSYQDSPIDPYTTACEK from the coding sequence ATGTTTAAGAAACAGGTCTTGTTCGTGTCGTCACTTTTAATGGGCTTTAATGCTATCGCGGCAGAGGCCATTTCCGAGCAGGGCCGATTGGCTGCTGAAATGGTGCGTGTTTCTGGAGTCTACAATCAAATTATCCAGGACATTTCTCAAAGTAAAAGCGGGAATGAATTTGATGAACACTACCACAAACTTCGCGCTTTTATCGTAAATCCAGGTAATGACAAATTTTCGGGTATGGCGTTGTGCCTTCAGCTAAAATCTTTACCTATTGGCGAACTGGAATACGTTCAGTCGATCATCGAATCCGATGATGCGGCGATTTCCTTGAAGGATTGTAGTGGCGATCTAGAGCGCAAGCTGATGATCGCAAACCTGACTAAGAAAGCCTCTTTGAATTTGGATTCCGACATTCAAAAGATCCGCCGTATCCCCTTTGAAGAACGAACTGTTCCCAATCTTGACTACCTGTCTATGCAGGGCTTGAACGATAAAGAAGTGATGCTGACTTTTGACGATGGCCCCACACAAAGAACAACGGCCCCTATCTTAGAGGCGTTAAAGAAGGCAGGAGTAAAGGCAGCGTTCTTTTCGACAGGCCGTCAGGCTTTGCAGAACAGGGATTTGACTCAGCGAATTTTGGCTGAGGGTCATCTTTTGGGTTCGCACTCTTTTTATCACACGCTGATGATGGGCCGTGAAGTCAATCGTGGCAAAATGTCTTACGACTACTTTCTTTCGGAAATGATTGGTGGCCACGTAGGCGTTTACGCATCTGCGGGTTATATCGATCCCTACTTCCGCTTCCCCAACGGCTGTATGAATAAAAACATGCGTCGTAATGCGACTGAGCTGGGTCTGAAGATCTTTGGTTGGAGTGTCGATAGTTTCGACTGGCAATATGGCGTTTCCAAATACAAAAACGATGAAGAACGCCGTCAGTTGATCTTACAAAGCTTCTTGAAGGCGCTGAAAGGCAGCAAGAACCGCGGTATCGTTCTTATGCATGACGTTTTTAAGCAATCTGCAGAGGCTTTGCCTTTGATTTTGAATTATTTGGCCGACAACGGATACAAGGTTGTCTTGTTAAAGCCTGAAGACCGCAACATGAATAGCCGGGCTGATTTGCCAGTAGTGACGCAAGCTGTGAATTTTATGAAGACATATAACGTGAAAGTCTTGGATTTGAAGCCTCGTGCTGATCAGAGTGGTGAGCCTGTTTCTCCGCGCGGTTATGAACCTGAAAGATTCCGTTACCGCGATATGTTTCCTCAGTTGAGCTATCAGGATTCTCCGATCGACCCTTACACAACGGCTTGCGAAAAGTAA
- a CDS encoding aldo/keto reductase family protein, with amino-acid sequence MFNPNMPYRNAGRCGLKLSSLSLGGWTTFGGTVKDFTSVRSILRLAYEAGINFFDIADIYAKGESERIMGGALKDFPRHELVISSKVFWPMSDDVNDRGLSRKHILESVNKSLQRIGTDYLDIYFCHRYDPETPVEETVRIMDDLIHHGKILYWGTSEWTADQIQEAMDVCDQGGYYRPQIEQPQYSLLAREKFELNVRPKAQEHGMGLVTWSPLASGMLTGKYDNGITEGRLSRIDWLKETFYNDQNVERVRSMKKWADELGCTRGQLALSWLLHQPGMTSVILGATSVEQLQENLSCLKVPMDQNVDRALKKLFSYS; translated from the coding sequence ATGTTCAATCCAAATATGCCCTACCGCAATGCAGGTCGTTGCGGCCTGAAATTGAGTTCCTTGTCTTTAGGAGGCTGGACAACATTTGGCGGTACAGTGAAAGACTTCACTTCCGTTCGCAGCATCCTTCGTTTGGCTTATGAAGCCGGAATTAATTTCTTCGACATTGCTGATATTTACGCCAAAGGCGAATCCGAGCGCATCATGGGCGGTGCTCTGAAAGATTTCCCACGCCATGAACTTGTGATTTCATCGAAAGTCTTTTGGCCGATGAGTGATGACGTGAATGACCGTGGTCTTTCGCGAAAACACATTCTTGAGTCCGTAAATAAAAGCTTACAGCGCATTGGCACTGACTATTTAGATATTTATTTCTGCCATCGCTACGATCCCGAAACGCCTGTCGAAGAAACCGTGCGCATCATGGATGATCTTATTCATCATGGAAAAATTCTTTATTGGGGCACCAGCGAGTGGACCGCAGATCAGATTCAAGAAGCCATGGATGTTTGTGATCAAGGGGGATATTATCGACCGCAAATTGAACAACCTCAGTATAGTCTGCTCGCGCGGGAAAAATTTGAACTTAATGTGCGCCCGAAAGCCCAAGAGCACGGCATGGGACTGGTGACTTGGTCGCCCTTAGCCTCAGGCATGCTGACCGGAAAATACGACAACGGCATTACCGAAGGGCGCTTATCGCGCATTGATTGGCTGAAGGAAACTTTTTACAACGATCAAAACGTCGAAAGAGTTCGCAGCATGAAAAAATGGGCGGACGAATTGGGCTGCACACGGGGCCAGCTGGCCTTATCCTGGCTTCTTCATCAACCGGGAATGACGAGTGTGATATTGGGCGCGACCAGTGTCGAACAGCTTCAGGAGAATCTGAGTTGTTTGAAAGTTCCGATGGACCAAAATGTAGATAGGGCTCTAAAAAAGCTCTTTTCCTACTCCTAA
- a CDS encoding 3-phosphoshikimate 1-carboxyvinyltransferase: protein MADFHFQGEIPGSKSVFNRALIVQSYFPVLDLKGFSDCDDVRHMREGLKDIRDRSRIDCGEGGTTFRFMALRASRHKGLHTLEAAPRLMQRPQAGLLDLLKQLGVQVQIKGRELFVVSEGWKKPRKPVLVDTSESSQYASALILNAWLLDFDLEFELVGDKVSESYFLLTLEMMKSLGMRPQKTEKGYLIPAGQRISKLEWVIEPDLSSAFTIATAGVLAGESVIQNFPDKSSQPDLAFLQIFKKMNVDFSVDEASLVTRKSTQLRPVDWNLSQSPDLFPVLAVLCSWTQGTSKLFGAPHLAHKESNRIAKVSDLLSLIGIEHENLSDGMIIHGQSSQKLIAQGRFNPDKDHRMVMAAALMKLKGHQFVLEEPQAINKSFPEFWGMIGVQP from the coding sequence ATGGCTGATTTTCATTTTCAAGGCGAAATTCCGGGATCTAAATCGGTTTTCAATCGTGCCTTGATTGTGCAAAGCTACTTTCCCGTCTTGGATCTTAAGGGATTTTCTGATTGTGATGACGTTCGTCATATGCGTGAAGGCCTTAAGGACATCCGCGACCGCAGTCGCATCGACTGCGGTGAAGGGGGAACCACTTTTCGTTTTATGGCATTAAGGGCTTCTCGGCATAAAGGTCTTCATACGCTAGAGGCTGCTCCACGTCTGATGCAAAGGCCTCAGGCAGGTCTTTTAGATTTACTAAAACAACTGGGTGTCCAAGTACAAATCAAAGGCCGTGAGCTCTTTGTGGTCAGTGAAGGTTGGAAGAAGCCCCGCAAGCCTGTGCTGGTGGATACTTCAGAATCCAGTCAGTATGCCTCAGCCTTAATCCTGAATGCGTGGCTTTTGGATTTTGATTTAGAGTTTGAACTGGTGGGCGACAAAGTCTCTGAATCCTATTTTCTTTTGACCCTTGAAATGATGAAGTCTTTAGGAATGCGCCCTCAGAAGACAGAAAAAGGTTATCTTATCCCCGCAGGTCAGCGGATCAGCAAACTTGAATGGGTCATCGAGCCGGATTTAAGTTCCGCATTCACGATCGCCACCGCCGGAGTTTTAGCTGGTGAAAGTGTCATTCAAAACTTTCCAGATAAAAGTTCACAACCAGATTTGGCATTTCTGCAGATCTTTAAAAAAATGAATGTGGATTTTTCTGTGGATGAAGCAAGTCTTGTCACTCGTAAAAGCACTCAACTTCGTCCCGTCGATTGGAACCTTTCGCAGTCGCCGGACTTGTTTCCGGTATTGGCAGTTCTATGTAGTTGGACTCAAGGCACTTCGAAACTGTTTGGCGCGCCTCATTTAGCGCACAAAGAAAGTAACCGTATCGCGAAGGTGTCTGATCTTTTGTCTTTGATTGGCATCGAGCACGAGAACCTTTCCGATGGAATGATTATTCATGGCCAGTCGTCGCAGAAACTGATTGCTCAGGGACGCTTCAATCCCGACAAAGACCATCGTATGGTCATGGCTGCGGCTTTAATGAAACTTAAAGGTCACCAATTTGTGCTTGAAGAACCCCAAGCCATCAATAAAAGTTTTCCCGAATTTTGGGGGATGATAGGTGTCCAACCATGA
- the lexA gene encoding transcriptional repressor LexA: MTKKTPLPPLTPKEKSVLEFIEGHILSSGVSPSYQEIKDHFGLASFNSVQNYLKQLTNKGYIENPLGQKRAIQVLHSASAVQEHLHSKKVSTTTGSHRSQLLQARDEVLSLPLLGKVAAGQPIEALKHDEFVDVPPSMIRNPSKSFALKVQGDSMIEDGIFDEDIILVQKQDSASNGDIVVATVENEATVKRIYVRARPDSGSSEKLVELRPSNSTMKSMWYSPEEVEIRGIVVGLIRKFH; encoded by the coding sequence ATGACGAAGAAAACGCCCCTCCCCCCACTGACACCGAAAGAAAAATCTGTTCTCGAGTTTATCGAGGGCCATATCTTAAGTTCAGGAGTTTCTCCGTCATATCAAGAAATTAAGGATCACTTCGGCTTAGCTTCGTTTAATTCTGTTCAGAATTACTTGAAGCAACTGACGAATAAGGGATACATCGAAAACCCTTTGGGTCAAAAGCGAGCGATCCAGGTGCTCCACTCAGCAAGCGCTGTGCAGGAACATCTTCATTCGAAAAAGGTCTCGACGACGACAGGATCTCACCGCTCACAGCTCCTCCAGGCACGTGATGAGGTCCTGTCCCTTCCCCTTCTTGGCAAAGTGGCTGCGGGTCAGCCGATCGAAGCCCTGAAACATGACGAATTTGTTGATGTTCCTCCTTCTATGATTCGCAATCCTTCAAAGTCCTTTGCCCTCAAAGTTCAGGGCGATTCGATGATTGAAGACGGCATTTTTGATGAAGACATTATTTTAGTTCAAAAACAGGATTCGGCCTCTAACGGCGATATTGTCGTGGCAACGGTAGAAAATGAAGCCACGGTTAAACGCATCTACGTGCGCGCGCGTCCCGACAGCGGTTCTAGCGAAAAACTAGTAGAACTTCGTCCTTCAAACTCCACAATGAAATCGATGTGGTATTCACCTGAAGAAGTCGAAATCCGCGGTATCGTCGTGGGCCTTATCCGTAAATTTCACTAA
- the ung gene encoding uracil-DNA glycosylase has protein sequence MENQKSEVKLDSTWKQRLQGEFDSSRMKTLREFLVQEYKNGKTIYPRGDEWFAALNLTPFDKAKVVIVGQDPYHGPGQAHGLCFSVREGVRFPPSLQNIFKELNADLGLQIPKSGCLTKWAEQGVLLLNAVLTVEDGKAAAHQGKGWEEFTDKIIHLLNEEKEHLVFILWGSYAQKKASFVDRQKHLVIEAVHPSPLSAHRGFFGTKPFSKTNTYLRAHGISEIDWSL, from the coding sequence ATGGAAAATCAAAAAAGTGAAGTTAAGTTAGATTCGACGTGGAAACAGCGTCTTCAGGGTGAATTCGATTCTTCTCGAATGAAAACCTTGCGGGAATTTCTTGTGCAAGAATACAAGAATGGAAAGACGATCTATCCCCGCGGAGACGAATGGTTCGCGGCTTTAAATCTTACGCCTTTTGACAAAGCCAAAGTGGTGATCGTGGGGCAAGACCCTTATCACGGGCCAGGACAGGCCCACGGTCTTTGTTTTTCTGTCAGGGAAGGGGTGCGTTTTCCGCCCTCTTTGCAAAACATCTTTAAAGAATTGAATGCAGATTTAGGTTTGCAGATTCCCAAATCGGGCTGCTTGACCAAATGGGCCGAACAAGGCGTGTTGTTGTTGAATGCCGTTCTGACGGTCGAAGACGGCAAGGCGGCGGCTCATCAAGGCAAGGGTTGGGAAGAGTTCACGGATAAAATTATTCATCTCTTGAATGAAGAGAAGGAACATTTGGTCTTTATTCTGTGGGGTTCCTATGCCCAGAAAAAGGCTTCCTTTGTGGATCGCCAAAAACATTTGGTCATCGAGGCGGTTCATCCGTCACCGCTATCCGCGCACCGCGGATTTTTTGGCACGAAGCCGTTTTCAAAAACGAACACGTACTTGCGAGCTCACGGGATTTCAGAAATCGACTGGAGTCTTTAG
- a CDS encoding M14 family zinc carboxypeptidase translates to MTKITKTILFGLMFMSAVGARADFANLQQDCINDLKKFPGAWDDKLLTKACEKAKVEALCVSAEGRPIYHYDKISSTPGAKKVLVFSLIHGDETPAGTVGRYWMERLEGIDPRNSWRVIPVLNPDGVKYKTRTNANKIDINRNFPTKDWETGAIENWKRTTKSNPRRFPGEAGGSEPETKCALYHLEDFQPDFIVSVHTPLKVLDFDGPKVAPPPKFDYLPWKSLGNYPGSLGRYMWLERQTPVLTMELKESLPPNLSPFEKLQDIIGSLVKLETGKTKANTAASPTSFLPVALEH, encoded by the coding sequence ATGACAAAAATAACGAAGACAATCCTATTTGGTCTGATGTTTATGTCGGCCGTTGGCGCTAGGGCGGACTTTGCCAATCTCCAACAAGACTGCATCAATGATCTTAAAAAATTTCCCGGTGCATGGGATGACAAACTTTTAACGAAGGCTTGCGAAAAAGCTAAAGTGGAAGCTCTGTGTGTAAGCGCAGAGGGTCGTCCTATTTATCACTACGACAAAATCTCTTCCACACCTGGTGCAAAAAAAGTTTTGGTGTTCAGTCTGATTCATGGTGACGAAACGCCCGCGGGCACAGTTGGTCGCTATTGGATGGAAAGGCTTGAGGGCATTGATCCGCGCAACTCTTGGCGGGTCATTCCGGTGTTGAATCCTGATGGAGTGAAATACAAAACTCGTACGAACGCGAACAAGATTGATATCAATCGCAATTTTCCCACCAAAGATTGGGAAACGGGAGCGATTGAAAATTGGAAACGCACGACGAAATCCAATCCGCGTCGCTTTCCCGGTGAAGCGGGTGGAAGCGAGCCTGAAACCAAATGTGCCCTCTATCATCTGGAAGATTTTCAGCCGGACTTTATTGTGTCCGTTCATACGCCTTTAAAAGTTTTGGACTTTGACGGCCCCAAAGTAGCGCCGCCACCTAAGTTTGATTATCTTCCGTGGAAGTCTTTAGGAAACTATCCTGGCAGTTTGGGACGTTACATGTGGTTGGAAAGACAGACGCCCGTGTTGACTATGGAGCTTAAAGAAAGTCTTCCACCGAATCTTTCACCCTTTGAAAAATTGCAGGATATCATAGGTAGCCTGGTAAAGTTGGAGACGGGAAAAACTAAAGCCAATACGGCGGCGTCACCGACGAGTTTTCTTCCCGTCGCATTAGAACACTGA
- a CDS encoding TraR/DksA family transcriptional regulator, translated as MAISEKLIAECRSKLLQTKQDILNRVKEARLNLDQNEEKGGDEGDQTVRVLAEQEFLSMHERLRSQLMEIESALARIEGGSFGYCEETEEEIEPERLRAIPWTRLSIEGAEIRESMNKRYARG; from the coding sequence ATGGCTATCTCTGAAAAGCTTATCGCTGAATGCAGATCGAAGCTTTTGCAAACGAAGCAAGACATCCTGAACAGGGTTAAAGAAGCTCGTTTGAACTTGGACCAGAACGAAGAAAAAGGCGGCGATGAGGGCGACCAAACTGTCCGCGTGCTAGCAGAGCAAGAATTCTTGAGCATGCACGAAAGACTTCGTTCCCAATTGATGGAAATCGAAAGTGCACTAGCACGTATCGAAGGCGGTTCATTCGGTTACTGTGAAGAAACCGAAGAAGAAATCGAACCAGAACGTCTGCGCGCGATTCCTTGGACTCGTTTAAGCATCGAAGGTGCTGAAATTCGCGAATCCATGAACAAACGCTACGCTCGCGGTTAG
- a CDS encoding FxsA family protein codes for MFFIPFPLVIAEIVIFFLGVRHWGFLNTLGLYLLPCLLGLLIVSTVGRLAIMNLQTTVMRGQLPASKILHSGAIFISGLLFLVPSFFTRVLGLILFLPGLRHLAVWRFKLYMAKQVAKGVNGFAGGFARGPFGFGNAGMDFRYYEFRNDGQGFRRTEDSAGPHNEREVGEANILDVTPIKITHEEKKKDEQ; via the coding sequence ATGTTCTTTATTCCCTTTCCCCTGGTGATCGCAGAAATTGTGATCTTCTTTCTTGGCGTTCGTCACTGGGGCTTTTTAAATACTTTGGGCCTTTATCTTCTTCCCTGCCTGTTAGGGCTTTTGATTGTTTCGACGGTAGGTCGTTTGGCCATCATGAATTTGCAGACCACGGTGATGCGCGGGCAGCTTCCAGCCTCTAAAATTCTTCATTCAGGCGCGATCTTTATTTCCGGATTGCTGTTTTTGGTGCCGTCTTTTTTCACACGCGTGCTGGGGCTGATTTTGTTTTTACCTGGTCTTCGTCATTTGGCGGTGTGGAGATTTAAGCTCTACATGGCCAAGCAAGTTGCAAAAGGCGTGAATGGTTTTGCAGGTGGCTTTGCGCGGGGGCCTTTTGGTTTTGGCAATGCGGGAATGGACTTTCGTTATTATGAGTTCCGCAATGACGGGCAGGGTTTTCGTCGAACAGAGGACTCAGCAGGTCCTCACAATGAGCGTGAGGTGGGTGAGGCGAACATTCTTGACGTCACGCCTATTAAAATAACCCACGAAGAAAAGAAGAAAGACGAGCAATAA
- a CDS encoding GAF domain-containing protein, producing MQSTHTQISYQDKAKFYKELQSEVAGLLEKEWFVNLANVSALLKQHLPDINWVGFYLLHNNELLLSSFQGLPACTRIALGKGVCGTAAKTLKTELVANVDEFPGHIVCDAASKSEIVVPLIYEDRLLGVLDIDAPILNRFDSADQVGLEKVVQILLQGTIWPQNFT from the coding sequence ATGCAAAGCACACACACTCAAATCAGCTATCAAGATAAAGCGAAGTTTTATAAAGAGCTGCAATCTGAAGTTGCCGGCCTTCTTGAGAAAGAATGGTTCGTAAACCTGGCAAACGTCTCGGCACTGCTGAAACAACATCTGCCTGATATTAATTGGGTCGGTTTTTATCTTTTGCACAATAACGAGTTGCTATTGAGTTCGTTTCAAGGATTACCCGCCTGCACGCGAATTGCCTTAGGAAAAGGGGTCTGCGGGACGGCCGCCAAGACGTTAAAAACAGAGCTCGTTGCTAACGTCGATGAGTTTCCTGGTCATATTGTTTGTGATGCGGCTTCAAAATCAGAAATTGTCGTTCCGTTAATTTATGAAGATCGCCTTCTTGGCGTTTTGGATATTGATGCACCTATCTTAAATCGCTTCGATAGCGCCGATCAGGTCGGACTTGAAAAAGTGGTGCAGATTCTTCTTCAGGGTACAATCTGGCCACAGAACTTCACTTAG
- a CDS encoding DUF72 domain-containing protein, with product MEFGKLSSVDNVNWEIPSDDPAMRPFLENFKEGLTHYYVGTPAWGHKEWIGKIYPAKTKTADFLLHYSRNFNTIELNTSHYRIPTSQQTEKWISQVTETFLFCPKLFQGISHSEQGMLDKKLLAEWFGFLKNLGRHRGPCFAQFPPHFDYSKKSLLFYFLQQWPDDLELALEFRHPSWFENGRILPALTKYLQTRNIGLVITDVAGRRDVLHTSISAPFTLLRFIGNDLHPSDRTRSADWAQRLNSWSRAGLQKVFFMVHEPDDVLAPEMAQIVIQQLNEEADAQLNPLQWCAAALS from the coding sequence ATGGAGTTTGGAAAACTGAGTTCCGTGGACAACGTAAACTGGGAGATTCCCAGTGATGATCCGGCGATGAGGCCCTTCCTGGAAAATTTTAAAGAAGGCCTGACCCACTACTACGTAGGCACTCCCGCCTGGGGGCATAAGGAGTGGATTGGCAAAATCTATCCGGCAAAGACTAAAACTGCGGACTTTCTTCTTCACTATTCTCGAAACTTTAACACTATTGAACTGAACACGTCTCACTATCGGATTCCGACATCGCAGCAAACCGAAAAATGGATTTCCCAGGTCACCGAGACCTTCCTGTTTTGTCCTAAACTTTTTCAGGGCATCTCGCATTCCGAGCAGGGAATGTTGGATAAAAAACTTTTGGCAGAGTGGTTCGGATTTTTAAAAAATCTGGGGCGTCATCGGGGGCCGTGTTTTGCACAATTCCCTCCGCACTTTGACTATAGCAAAAAATCTTTGTTGTTCTACTTCTTGCAGCAGTGGCCCGATGACCTCGAATTGGCTTTAGAGTTTCGGCATCCCAGCTGGTTTGAAAATGGCAGGATTCTTCCGGCTTTGACAAAGTATTTGCAGACCAGAAACATAGGTTTGGTTATCACCGATGTGGCCGGTCGACGAGACGTTTTACATACTTCTATCAGCGCGCCATTCACCCTGCTTCGTTTTATCGGCAACGATCTTCACCCCTCGGATCGCACGCGCTCTGCCGATTGGGCTCAGCGACTGAACTCCTGGTCACGGGCGGGCCTGCAAAAGGTCTTTTTTATGGTGCATGAACCCGATGATGTTCTGGCGCCGGAAATGGCTCAGATCGTAATACAGCAGCTCAATGAAGAGGCGGATGCGCAGTTAAACCCCTTGCAATGGTGTGCCGCTGCTTTGTCGTAA
- a CDS encoding TetR/AcrR family transcriptional regulator, whose translation MKTKERILLTSIELFNRSGVVAITTNHIAKAMEISPGNLYFHYDNKEEILVELFKRMAKETYNVWRPRRTKKVSPLEFINENFELYWRYRFFHREMYALRRKDQQLAKMWRAHIQKMLKLMVILYRQWVKDGKMAKIEQLSEMQYIAESLLAMATTFLQFFESAEKQPGKRSIDRGRRHVARLLLPYTAGETKDEFEKFLRS comes from the coding sequence ATGAAGACCAAAGAACGTATTCTCCTTACCTCCATCGAACTCTTCAACCGCAGCGGTGTCGTCGCGATCACCACAAACCACATCGCTAAAGCCATGGAAATCAGCCCTGGAAACTTGTATTTCCACTATGACAACAAAGAGGAGATTCTGGTCGAGCTTTTTAAACGAATGGCGAAGGAGACCTACAATGTGTGGCGTCCTCGTCGCACTAAGAAGGTCAGTCCGTTAGAGTTCATCAACGAAAACTTCGAACTTTACTGGCGCTATCGCTTTTTCCACCGGGAGATGTATGCTCTTCGCCGTAAGGATCAGCAATTGGCCAAGATGTGGCGAGCCCATATCCAAAAGATGTTGAAATTGATGGTGATCCTGTACCGTCAGTGGGTGAAGGACGGCAAAATGGCGAAGATCGAGCAGCTGTCAGAAATGCAGTACATTGCGGAATCCTTGCTGGCGATGGCGACGACATTCTTACAGTTCTTTGAATCCGCAGAAAAGCAGCCTGGCAAACGCAGTATTGATCGAGGTCGCCGTCACGTCGCTCGTCTTCTTTTGCCCTACACCGCTGGCGAAACAAAGGACGAGTTTGAAAAATTTCTAAGGTCTTAG